From the Colletotrichum lupini chromosome 10, complete sequence genome, one window contains:
- a CDS encoding THO complex subunit 2, translating into MPPKRKARGGPAGEGGRPSPHRPGDMPLGQRERDFSEGGGRGGRGGRNTRRNDRRDSAQGQPSQPGTQSASASRVTSPTVPRPPPTPSQPQHPAPIATGPPSAPISQPPSPVPTSYCYEHLTDEAITSWETGSRQKLVTHGVDSRSDVDIEELAAIYQEFIHAVIEGRLSPVDAGACMKEILGSESQEMIKESFSFEPHTLFLDTLSIIFDNDRGLFRPQLRDFIQATGVSSELVRQTLDAQLLQDLGMIRETFVKLGIRRATNLLYRQANYNLLREESEGYSKLMTELFTTSSSEPPSAETAHAAFERLKGLIGTFDLDVGRVLDVTLDVFAAVLIKQFRFFIKLLRVSSWWPSNQNPASSTYAGGLPPWALPDSSHWMTSQEVELESAEQKRQRDIEFWDRAREVHLDAFFQLGGRQVTGDHLKLLEESESASEAEVNAASAWMKLTKTLPPQGNRTAAQLLGFKLRFYASDARDPDDVLPANLLYLVALLVKVGFMSLVDIYPHLWPLDEEMEAMREKKMKELDEKERQSRPGAAQNALLMAGALPDDSAPPPTTRTRAVAGKADAESKADAAADEKEKLPEPMEQKAALLICLLTIGAIPESLFILGRFPWLPEAYPEVLDRIHRILNYSVEKVYQESRPTPARSVEPASKPIADIDQSGVPKGSVKLSTLPAKKSMRWPFPDGFDGRDQHYRFYWDEWADNVPVCQTVEDIFTLCDTFLNLSGVSIGKDPALLAKFVSIGAKSLAEDRSQHNMDRWQDLLRRILVPALSMTNANAAIVNSVWDLLKLYPVTTRYSIYAEWFEGQISRLPAMKAAFTRTRVETRGVMKRISLTNLSEMAKSLAKTSYSSPGIVFREALGQIEAYANLIEAFVECAKYFTDLAYDVLIWSLVSSMGGKRSRTQESSILLTSKWLQALSKFAGKVFKRYSILDSTPILQYVNDQLFQGNSTDLIILKELVSSMGGVVQVLDFTDDQILAMSGGEVLRRQTLLSLQDKRFESTRSAKRLMQSLVDSKLAGRLLINVAQYRQAAIYKLPDDEAHIKYIGSVIDDSHQILVQYLDLLRTNLEPHEFEALVPAITILMDEFGLDASLAFLIGREGVAYNMFTKKQDSTVNIDSDGDLSMAQDATEAKEATEEPSEAEEKKPTPAEVREKAKKDAGRQIHEALDPIVTSMKSITPGTSWTKLSPEFYVLFWALQLGDIEVPAASYNNAHKRLSNLKKELDRDRSDMSRSGINKKEAKKAELLKISNELPKEADLQMKRARVVRDYMTDHMETWFTGSAEKLNGLSDAILEQCLLPRLVLSASDAEYCYVFIKKLHMLGAPKFRLKALYDRLFCVNRLRAMIFTCTVREAEHLGRFLNCILKDLARWHRDTNAYDREAVGKRSFFLGFATEFDDKGQPSSYYDHAQFRDILYGWHSKLNLALKSCLAGMEWMHIRNAMTILKAVLDHFPAITFMGTQFIDQLKTITDREAASKTASAGEEGHRVDLSVAAQGALSELQRRKDKWIIPAGFRPNMNGGKAKDESTSTSLRPTATEFQPRSARTAAEQEDGEVKDGEVKDSKDAGSRSAAPSAPATLTQKDPNLPPKPSASQPDTAKGGFPRGDIGSATSSKPPTPKPANATPLPNNMNHRDVPRSTPTPTGSDRSAHNLPKRPDVPIPGHFGRTHFTPDALPDRVREPRDAREPRGPRDTRESRDTRDHRDPREPSREPRFAEPSRPDRSRDFSGQDRRGPDAPPREPGRLSEKDWPSRPDSLPPRRDHGPHEREGRPSRDRVPPTNGRVSESGRLSREPAVATPPSQPTQKPAEDPPVNPARLALIQGDQPGRSNRSDRPSRSSETDRRSGRGPRTQETQSHEQRTLDQRAPEPDRTELINPERAALIGEPQTEAPARPTRDEPRDRNSQRGHSPRRNGRFNPEAPAEPARDDRHGRSHHSDHRSSGRETHAEPPAYNPRTERIGDRDGDRSGQDKGRDAFLGPGRNSEPDHSRTAHQDQNYGRLNPIQSVLAPNEVPLGPRGRGRAAARGGSAGTPNSRSDGRFPNADSPAAPEERHPPTGPASGRGRRNQYESNPPVNSPSAMTPTPAAHPDRARAINSGPAGSPTPASGGPTLAPGIHPDRLAQIAPPPPPPPGQPPSHGHSRPPLPPINTPDRPSGGQGNNNRTPTGNFPAPTDGVPSGPSSNDRGRSGGSRRQLAGINSTLQQAQANMPETNRGTSIRGRGVARGSIAGSDAQVLTGASPVSTPVQERPNPVGQERAQANGEDHSQTEHDRSRREHRSERGRHSRRSSRERERSPGREREGKEPREHRERRSGAQNQSSTGRDERESRRSGREPSGSTRESHANPTHGSNRENTGSSRETRHRTDRGDGGRGDAATGPRNEEWAGNPRSAPRGGPREGGLRPNDDRREDRGRKRRSEDAAGFPNDREKRQRR; encoded by the exons ATGCCTCCTAAACGCAAGGCTCGTGGTGGCCCTGCAGGCGAAGGCGGCAGACCCTCGCCCCATCGACCCGGAGACATGCCGCTGGGCCAGCGCGAACGAGATTTTTCAGAGGGCGGAGGCAGAGGCGGCCGCGGTGGCAGAAACACTAGAAGAAACGATCGCCGGGATTCCGCCCAGGGACAACCATCACAGCCTGGTACCCAGTCGGCAAGCGCTTCCCGCGTCACGTCCCCGACTGTCCCTCGCCCGCCCCCTACCCCATCGCAGCCGCAACATCCTGCACCGATTGCAACAGGACCGCCTTCGGCACCAATTTCGCAACCGCCCTCCCCAGTACCGACAAGCTACTGCTATGAGCATCTCACCGACGAGGCGATTACCTCATGGGAAACCGGCAGCAGGCAAAAGCTAGTCACCCATGGAGTCGACTCACGGTCGGATGTGGACATTGAGGAACTGGCCGCCATCTATCAAGAGTTTATCCATGCCGTTATTGAGGGGCGGCTATCACCTGTTGACGCTGGCGCTTGCATGAAAGAGATCCTCGGCTCGGAATCGCAGGAAATGATTAAGGAGTCTTTCTCGTTCGAGCCTCACACTCTCTTTCTCGATACTTTGTCCATAATCTTCGATAATGATCGTGGTCTATTCAGACCTCAGCTCCGCGACTTCATTCAAGCAACAGGCGTCTCGTCCGAGCTTGTGCGCCAAACTCTAGATGCTCAGCTTCTTCAAGATTTGGGCATGATCCGCGAGACCTTCGTCAAGCTTGGTATCAGGCGTGCGACGAATCTTCTTTACCGACAAGCAAACTACAATCTACTCCGCGAGGAGAGCGAAGGTTACTCCAAGCTCATGACTGAGCTCTTCACAACTAGTAGCTCGGAGCCCCCGTCTGCCGAAACGGCACATGCAGCTTTTGAACGTCTCAAGGGCCTTATTGGAACTTTCGATCTTGATGTTGGAAGAGTCCTCGACGTTACACTCGACGTCTTTGCAGCAGTCCTCATCAAGCAGTTCCGATTCTTCATCAAACTTCTCAGAGTCAGCTCTTGGTGGCCGAGCAATCAGAACCCTGCTTCGTCAACATACGCAGGTGGCCTACCTCCCTGGGCTCTGCCCGACTCGTCACACTGGATGACTAGCCAAGAAGTCGAACTTGAGAGTGCCGAGCAAAAGCGCCAACGCGATATCGAGTTCTGGGACCGCGCTCGTGAGGTTCACCTCGATGCATTCTTCCAGCTTGGAGGAAGACAAGTCACAGGCGACCACCTCAAGTTGCTTGAAGAATCAGAGTCTGCATCCGAGGCCGAAGTCAATGCTGCATCGGCATGGATGAAGCTGACGAAGACCCTCCCGCCTCAGGGAAACCGAACCGCTGCCCAGCTGCTTGGTTTCAAGCTACGATTTTACGCCTCCGATGCCAGAGATCCCGATGACGTCCTGCCAGCTAATCTGCTTTACCTTGTCGCACTTCTCGTCAAGGTTGGCTTCATGTCACTGGTCGACATCTACCCACATCTCTGGCCTCTTGACGAGGAGATGGAAGCCATGAGAGAAAAGAAGATGAAGGAGCTAGACGAAAAGGAGAGGCAGAGCCGACCTGGCGCCGCACAAAACGCCCTACTTATGGCGGGTGCCTTGCCTGACGACAGCGCACCGCCCCCCACGACTCGTACTCGAGCCGTTGCAGGAAAAGCAGATGCGGAGTCCAAGGCAGACGCTGCTGCAGACGAAAAAGAAAAGCTACCAGAGCCCATGGAGCAGAAGGCTGCGTTACTCATCTGCCTTTTGACCATTGGCGCCATTCCTGAATCTCTTTTCATTCTTGGCCGCTTCCCTTGGCTACCAGAAGCCTATCCTGAAGTTCTGGACAGGATTCATCGCATTCTCAACTACAGTGTGGAGAAGGTCTACCAAGAAAGTCGGCCAACTCCCGCCCGCTCGGTTGAGCCCGCCTCCAAACCAATTGCCGACATTGATCAGAGCGGTGTACCCAAGGGTTCCGTCAAGCTATCCACTTTACCAGCCAAGAAGTCTATGAGATGGCCATTCCCCGACGGATTCGACGGCAGAGATCAGCATTACAGATTTTACTGGGACGAATGGGCAGACAACGTCCCAGTGTGTCAGACTGTCGAAGACATCTTCACATTATGCGACACGTTCCTGAATCTTTCCGGCGTAAGCATCGGCAAAGATCCTGCATTACTGGCCAAGTTTGTCAGCATCGGTGCGAAGAGTTTGGCGGAAGACCGCTCCCAGCACAACATGGACCGGTGGCAGGACCTCTTGCGGCGCATTCTGGTTCCTGCTCTCAGCATGACCAACGCCAATGCGGCTATTGTCAACTCCGTCTGGGACCTGCTCAAGCTTTACCCTGTCACAACCCGATACTCCATCTACGCCGAGTGGTTTGAAGGCCAGATTTCCCGACTGCCGGCAATGAAGGCAGCCTTCACTCGCACTCGCGTGGAGACCAGAGGTGTGATGAAGCGCATTTCTCTCACGAATCTCAGCGAGATGGCCAAGTCGCTAGCCAAGACCAGCTATTCGTCGCCAGGCATTGTGTTCAGGGAGGCTCTGGGCCAGATCGAGGCTTACGCAAATCTCATCGAAGCATTTGTTGAGTGCGCCAAGTACTTCACTGATCTGGCCTACGATGTCCTGATCTGGTCTCTCGTGAGCTCCATGGGTGGAAAGCGAAGCCGTACTCAGGAATCTTCCATCTTGCTGACCAGCAAATGGCTTCAAGCTCTTTCCAAGTTCGCCGGCAAAGTCTTCAAGCGGTACTCCATTCTAGACTCGACACCTATTCTTCAATACGTGAATGATCAACTCTTCCAGGGCAACTCGACCGACTTGATTATTCTCAAAGAGCTCGTGTCCTCAATGGGAGGTGTTGTGCAAGTTCTTGACTTTACCGACGATCAAATCTTGGCCATGTCTGGAGGAGAGGTACTGCGACGCCAGACACTGCTCAGCCTCCAAGACAAGCGGTTTGAGTCGACTCGCAGCGCCAAGCGCCTCATGCAGTCTCTCGTCGACTCGAAACTCGCTGGACGTCTGCTTATCAACGTTGCTCAATACCGACAAGCTGCCATCTACAAGCTTCCCGACGATGAGGCGCACATCAAGTACATCGGCTCGGTCATCGATGACAGCCATCAGATTCTGGTTCAGTATCTCGATCTTCTACGAACCAACCTTGAGCCTCATGAGTTCGAGGCATTGGTGCCTGCAATCACTATCCTCATGGACGAATTTGGACTTGACGCAAGCCTGGCGTTCCTCATCGGTCGTGAGGGTGTCGCATACAACATGTTCACCAAAAAGCAAGACTCCACAGTCAACATCGACTCCGACGGAGACTTGTCAATGGCCCAAGACGCAACCGAAGCAAAGGAAGCCACTGAGGAGCCGTCTGAGgcggaggagaagaagccgACGCCGGCAGAGGTTCGGGAGAAGGCAAAGAAGGACGCCGGACGCCAGATACACGAGGCGCTCGATCCCATCGTTACGTCAATGAAGTCCATAACTCCAGGTACTTCATGGACCAAGCTCAGCCCAGAGTTCTATGTCCTCTTCTGGGCTCTACAGCTCGGTGACATCGAGGTCCCAGCTGCCAGTTACAACAACGCTCACAAGCGACTCTCGAACCTGAAGAAAGAGCTCGACAGAGATCGCTCCGACATGAGTCGCAGCGGTATCAACAAGAAGGAAGCCAAGAAGGCTGAGCTGCTCAAGATCAGTAACGAACTGCCGAAGGAAGCGGATCTCCAGATGAAGCGAGCGCGAGTCGTACGAGATTATATGACGGATCACATGGAAACCTGGTTCACGGGTTCAGCGGAGAAGTTGAATGGTCTGTCTGATGCGATCCTCGAGCAATGCTTACTTCCCCGGCTGGTGCTCTCCGCTAGCGACGCTGAGTACTGCTACGTGTTTATCAAGAAGCTCCACATGCTTGGCGCACCCAAATTCCGTCTGAAGGCATTGTATGATCGGCTATTCTGCGTCAATAGGCTGCGGGCCATGATCTTCACTTGCACAGTCCGCGAGGCAGAGCACCTGGGCAGGTTCCTCAACTGCATCCTCAAAGACTTGGCTAGGTGGCATCGTGACACGAACGCTTACGACAGAGAAGCGGTCGGCAAGCGCAGCTTCTTCCTTGGGTTTGCTACCGAGTTCGATGACAAGGGACAGCCATCATCTTATTATGATCATGCGCAATTCCGTGACATCTTGTACGGCTGGCACAGCAAGCTCAATTTGGCATTGAAGTCGTGCCTTGCCGGCATGGAATGGATGCACATCCGTAACGCCATGACGATTCTTAAGGCGGTTCTCGATCACTTCCCAGCAATCACCTTCATGGGCACACAGTTTATCGATCAACTAAAGACAATCACAGATCGTGAGGCAGCTTCGAAGACTGCGTCTGCTGGCGAGGAGGGACACCGCGTGGACCTGTCAGTCGCGGCGCAGGGTGCTTTGTCGGAATTACAGAGGAGAAAAGACAAATGGATTATACCCGCCGGCTTCCGCCCGAACATG AATGGCGGAAAGGCCAAGGACGAGTCGACCTCAACCAGTTTGCGCCCGACCGCGACTGAATTCCAGCCTCGATCAGCCAG GACCGCGGCAGAGCAGGAAGACGGCGAAGTCAAGGACGGCGAGGTCAAAGACAGCAAAGATGCTGGATCCCGATCAGCAGCACCCTCGGCACCAGCTACGCTTACTCAAAAGGATCCCAACTTGCCTCCCAAGCCCTCGGCCTCCCAGCCGGACACAGCAAAGGGAGGCTTCCCGCGTGGCGACATCGGGTCCGCCACTTCGAGCAAGCCGCCAACACCAAAGCCGGCGAATGCAACGCCCTTGCCGAACAATATGAACCACCGGGATGTGCCTAGATCGACTCCTACACCTACGGGATCAGACAGAAGTGCGCACAACCTGCCCAAGCGACCAGACGTCCCTATCCCTGGCCATTTCGGTCGTACTCATTTCACTCCTGACGCTTTGCCAGACCGGGTCCGAGAACCGAGAGATGCACGAGAACCTCGCGGTCCTAGGGATACAAGAGAGTCTCGAGATACCAGAGATCACAGGGACCCACGCGAGCCCTCAAGAGAACCCAGATTCGCCGAGCCATCGCGGCCCGACCGCAGTCGAGACTTTTCTGGACAAGACAGGAGAGGACCAGATGCTCCACCTAGAGAACCTGGTCGCCTTTCCGAGAAAGATTGGCCCTCGAGACCAGACTCGCTGCCCCCTCGCCGCGATCACGGGCCCCATGAGCGCGAAGGTCGTCCCTCCCGAGATAGAGTGCCTCCAACAAATGGACGTGTGTCTGAATCGGGCAGACTGTCTAGAGAACCTGCTGTCGCCACCCCGCCATCTCAACCTACGCAGAAGCCAGCGGAGGATCCTCCTGTCAACCCTGCTCGCCTGGCCTTGATCCAAGGAGACCAACCTGGTAGGTCTAACCGCTCAGACCGCCCGTCTCGATCATCAGAGACAGACCGGCGGAGTGGCCGGGGACCGCGCACTCAGGAGACTCAGAGCCACGAGCAGCGGACTCTTGACCAGCGTGCTCCGGAGCCTGACCGTACTGAATTGATCAACCCTGAGCGTGCTGCCCTGATCGGTGAGCCACAAACCGAAGCGCCAGCCAGGCCGACAAGGGATGAGCCCAGAGACCGAAATTCTCAACGAGGTCATTCGCCGCGGAGAAACGGGCGATTCAATCCAGAAGCACCAGCAGAGCCTGCGAGGGATGACAGACACGGCCGCTCCCATCACTCGGATCATCGATCCTCTGGAAGAGAGACGCATGCGGAGCCTCCTGCCTATAACCCCAGAACAGAACGTATAGGCGACAGGGACGGTGACCGTTCTGGCCAAGACAAGGGTAGAGACGCATTCCTGGGTCCTGGTCGAAACTCTGAACCTGACCACAGCCGCACTGCTCACCAGGACCAAAACTACGGTCGTCTGAACCCAATCCAGTCGGTACTTGCCCCGAACGAGGTTCCACTAGGACCCCGTGGTCGTGGTCGAGCGGCTGCCCGAGGTGGATCCGCGGGCACCCCCAACTCACGATCTGATGGTCGTTTCCCGAATGCAGACAGCCCGGCGGCGCCCGAAGAACGGCATCCACCCACAGGTCCGGCCTCAGGCAGAGGACGTCGTAATCAGTACGAGTCTAATCCGCCCGTCAACTCTCCGTCTGCTATGACGCCGACCCCAGCAGCACACCCCGATCGCGCACGTGCTATCAACTCGGGCCCGGCAGGCTCACCAACTCCAGCCTCGGGAGGACCTACCTTGGCTCCTGGTATTCATCCTGATCGACTGGCACAGAttgcaccaccaccgcctccGCCTCCTGGGCAGCCACCTAGTCACGGTCACTCTCGGCCGCCACTGCCCCCTATCAACACACCAGACCGCCCGTCAGGAGGCCAAGGTAACAACAACCGAACACCGACAGGCAATTTCCCAGCTCCTACCGATGGGGTACCATCAGGACCGTCATCGAATGATCGAGGTCGCAGCGGCGGCAGTCGTAGACAGCTTGCGGGTATCAATAGCACTTTGCAGCAAGCACAGGCCAACATGCCTGAGACCAACAGAGGCACAAGTATCCGCGGGCGTGGGGTTGCCAGAGGTAGTATCGCTGGCTCCGATGCTCAAGTTCTGACAGGTGCATCACCGGTGTCTACGCCAGTCCAAGAACGTCCGAACCCTGTGGGACAAGAAAGGGCTCAGGCAAACGGTGAGGATCATTCACAAACCGAACACGATCGCAGCCGTCGCGAGCATCGTTCAGAGCGTGGTCGGCACTCAAGGCGCAGCAGTCGTGAACGAGAACGCAGTCCTGGTCGCGAAAGGGAGGGCAAGGAGCCCCGTGAGCACAGGGAGAGAAGGTCCGGAGCTCAAAACCAGTCATCCACTGGTCGAGACGAACGTGAATCCCGGCGTTCTGGTCGAGAGCCGTCCGGCAGCACTAGGGAGTCGCATGCGAACCCTACCCACGGCAGTAACCGGGAGAACACAGGAAGCAGTCGCGAAACTCGCCATCGGACCGATCGCGGAGATGGCGGACGTGGAGATGCAGCGACGGGGCCAAGGAACGAAGAATGGGCTGGGAATCCGCGGAGCGCGCCCAGAGGAGGACCTCGCGAGGGAGGTCTACGACCGAACGATGACCGACGCGAAGATCGGGGCCGAAAGCGTCGAAGCGAAGATGCAGCAGGCTTTCCCAACGACCGAGAAAAGAGGCAGAGACGCTAG
- a CDS encoding homoserine O-acetyltransferase encodes MAAQNLQNGAQPKYERSSYQVMRPVAEYPQERTQTQPENPFATLIPEQQFAIIPEFTLESGVTLHNVPVAYTTRGKLSPNGDNAMVICHALTGSADVSDWWGPLLGGPGRAFDTSRFFIVCMNAMGSPYGTASPVTAKDGDPEKGIYGPEFPLTTIRDDVNLHKLLLDDLGVKQIAAVIGGSLGGMFVLEWAYLGKDYIRCVVPIATSSRHSAWGISWGEAQRQSIYADPKYDDGYYPFDDPPSTGLGAARMSALLTYRSRNSFESRFGRNIPDPSRRQIIRERPRPSTPSEAHFHIHNDGHNVKRVGLSRQNSQGGSTTEGTPVNGAAAAEAAVPESLDPQFHGPQTTTATTTTDSLTGGDKLPTSTYFSAQSYLRYQGQKFVKRFDSNCYIAMTRKLDTHDVSRDRAPTIAEALALIEQPTLVLGIESDGLFTFAEQEEIAEHVKNARLERIDSPEGHDAFLLQFEQVNRYVLDFLKQTLPDIMEKQGEEVEEVGVGQLTKSSTFGEAEVEDITAW; translated from the exons ATGGCTGCACAAAATTTACAGAACGGCGCTCAGCCGAAGTACG AACGTTCTTCTTATCAAGTAATGAGACCGGTTGCTGAATACCCGCAAGAAAGAACCCAAACGCAGCCTGAGAACCCGTTTGCTACCCTGATTCCGGAGCAACAGTTCGCCATCATTCCTGAATTCACCCTTGAATCGGGAGTCACTCTTCACAATGTTCCCGTCGCCTACACGACCAGAGGCAAGCTCTCGCCCAACGGCGATAATGCCATGGTCATCTGCCACGCCTTGACCGGCAGCGCAGACGTCAGCGACTGGTGGGGTCCTCTTCTCGGAGGACCTGGTAGGGCGTTTGATACATCGCGGTTTTTCATCGTATGCATGAACGCCATGGGAAGCCCGTACGGCACGGCGAGTCCTGTCACAGCCAAGGATGGAGATCCCGAGAAGGGCATCTACGGACCCGAGTTCCCCTTGACCACGATCCGTGACGATGTCAA CCTTCACAAGCTACTGCTGGACGACCTCGGCGTCAAGCAAATCGCCGCAGTCATCGGCGGCTCACTAGGCGGCATGTTCGTCCTGGAATGGGCCTACCTCGGCAAGGACTACATCCGCTGCGTCGTCCCCATCGCGACCTCGAGCAGACACAGCGCCTGGGGCATCAGCTGGGGCGAGGCCCAGCGCCAGAGCATCTACGCCGACCCCAAATACGACGACGGCTACTATCCCTTTGACGACCCGCCCTCCACGGGTCTCGGCGCCGCCCGCATGTCGGCCCTCCTGACCTACCGCAGCCGCAACTCCTTCGAGTCCCGCTTCGGACGCAACATCCCGGACCCGTCGAGGCGGCAAATCATCCGCGAGCGGCCCAGACCCAGCACGCCGTCCGAGGCGCACTTCCACATCCACAACGACGGACACAACGTCAAGCGCGTCGGCCTCTCGAGGCAGAACAGCCAGGGTGGCAGCACGACAGAGGGAACGCCCGTCAACggggcggcagcggcggagGCAGCTGTCCCGGAGTCACTGGACCCCCAATTCCACGGACCCCAGACGACCACCGCAACAACCACAACAGACAGCTTGACCGGAGGAGACAAGCTTCCGACATCAACCTACTTCTCCGCGCAATCCTACCTCCGCTACCAAGGCCAAAAGTTCGTCAAGCGCTTCGACAGCAACTGCTACATCGCTATGACCCGCAAGCTCGACACCCACGACGTCTCCCGCGACCGCGCCCCCACCATCGCCGAGGCCCTCGCCCTCATCGAGCAGCCCACCCTCGTCCTCGGCATCGAGTCGGACGGCCTCTTCACCTTTGCCGAGCAGGAAGAGATCGCCGAGCACGTCAAGAACGCCCGCCTCGAGCGCATCGACAGCCCCGAGGGTCACGACGCCTTCTTGCTCCAGTTTGAGCAGGTGAACCGCTACGTGCTGGATTTCCTCAAGCAGACGCTGCCGGATATCATGGAGAAGCAAGGGGAGGAGGTGGAGGAGGTCGGTGTTGGACAGCTGACTAAGAGCAGCACGTTTGGCGAGGCCGAGGTGGAGGATATTACCGCCTGGTAA
- a CDS encoding H+ symporter: MDEMLPPPMTPSTERIHRRTNGGNKAFHNFANDYSHITDPSLRRRLALSEIDKVPFGLYHVRAILVAGVGFFLDSYDIFAINLITTLLGVVFWQGPPESSAHGYGGNNGELPGPVNSALKASTSAGIIVGQIVFGWLADVFGRRRMYGVELGIIILATLSAALVSPSQSVSFTGLMIFWRVIMGVGIGGDYPLSSVITSEFAPTRWRGAMIAAVFSMQGMGQLGAAVVALVTAEAFKDSYLDVHTLGDCHARCQLAADRSWRIIVGMGAVPACIALYYRITIPETPRYTFDVEQDVEKADADIRAYMASKSKGDYDTDLQFKMKKETGPGYNTPAASWPDAWAYFTQWKHFKMLLGTAFSWFFLDLAFYGLGLNSTVVLQTIGYADGANFYKRLHNQAVGLIILACAGAIPGYWVSVFTIDTLGRKPIQIMGFFMLTVIFCVLGFLLHQLTDAVFLTLYITGQFFFNFGPNTTTFIVPGECFPTRYRSTGHGISAAMGKVGAILAQVISIPLLAKDVPGDCHGDHCAPWLDRLLELFALFMFLGMLSSLLIPETKGMTLEELAGETPTSYNRGRNGSISHYPRPQSKWNPFGGGHPAGFHYPRTSTVKAARVGIMTSPDLLAEEERRRRSQTRFWRKRRRERGGGGSGSSIGGGTDEYAMSIRNSGVSSAYTGRNMGAADEQMPADPAAPGVFPTWGAGWGRVDRGAQPMENVKLHDVGSLLRRDSRA; the protein is encoded by the exons ATGGACGAAATGTTACCGCCGCCGATGACTCCGTCCACGGAACGGATTCATCGGCGGACGAATGGAGGCAACAAGGCCTTTCACAACTTTGCAAACGACTACTCTCACATTACAGACCCCTCGTTAAGGAGGCGATTAGCACTGAGCGAAATTGACAAGGTTCCTTTTGGCTTGTACC ATGTAAGGGCTATTCTGGTTGCGGGTGTTGGTTTCTTCCTCGACTCGTACGACATCTTTGCCATCAACCTCATCACTACCCTCCTCGGCGTAGTGTTTTGGCAAGGGCCTCCTGAATCGAGTGCGCATGGTTATGGCGGTAACAACGGCGAACTGCCGGGGCCGGTAAACTCGGCTCTCAAGGCTTCAACCAGTGCTGGAATCATTGTTGGCCAAATTGTGTTCGGCTGGTTGGCCGACGTCTTTGGCAGAAGAAGGATGTATGGTGTGGAACTTGGAATCATCATCTTGGCGACGTTAAGCGCCGCGCTGGTCTCTCCGAGTCAATCGGTTAGCTTCACTGGACTGATGATTTTCTGGAGGGTTATCATG GGCGTCGGCATTGGAGGTGATTATCCGCTCAGTTCAGTCATTACATCAGA GTTTGCGCCAACCCGATGGCGAGGAGCCATGATTGCGGCCGTATTCTCGATGCAAGGCATGGGTCAGCTCGGTGCAGCCGTCGTGGCTTTAGTCACTGCCGAAGCCTTCAAGGACTCCTACCTCGACGTCCACACTCTCGGCGACTGCCACGCACGATGCCAGCTTGCTGCCGACCGCTCATGGCGCATCATCGTCGGCATGGGCGCCGTGCCCGCCTGCATAGCATTGTACTACCGAATCACGATCCCAGAGACGCCCCGATACACCTTTGACGTGGAGCAAGACGTCGAGAAGGCCGATGCGGATATCCGAGCGTACATGGCGAGCAAGTCAAAAGGTGATTACGATACGGATTTACAGTTCAAGATGAAGAAGGAGACCGGTCCCGGTTACAACACTCCGGCGGCATCCTGGCCTGATGCCTGGGCATACTTCACGCAGTGGAAGCACTTTAAAATGCTTTTGGGCACTGCCTTTTCCTGGTTCTTCCTA GATCTGGCTTTTTATGGTCTCGGGCTGAATAGCACCGTGGTGTTGCAAACCATTGGCTATGCCGACGGGGCCAACTTTTACAAGAGACTACACAACCAAGCCGTAGGGTTGATCATCTTGGCGTGCGCTGGTGCGATCCCTGGCTATTGGGTTTCTGTCTTCACCATCGACACCCTCGGCCGTAAACCCATCCAGATTATGGGCTTCTTTATGCTCACCGTCATTTTCTGCGTGCTCGGCTTCCTGCTCCATCAGTTGACCGATGCTGTCTTTCTCACTTTATACATCACTGGCCAGTTCTTCTTCAATTTTGGCCCCAACACTACCACATTTATCGTTCCTGGCGAATGTTTCCCGACCCGATACCGTTCTACTGGACACGGAATTTCTGCAGCGATGGGCAAAGTTGGTGCCATCTTGGCGCAGGTTATCAGCATCCCTTTGCTCGCGAAAGACGTTCCTGGCGACTGCCACGGCGACCACTGCGCGCCCTGGCTCGACCGTCTCCTGGAGCTGTTTGCACTATTCATGTTTCTAGGCATGCTGTCATCCTTACTCATCCCGGAGACCAAGGGCATGACCCTCGAAGAACTTGCCGGCGAGACACCAACATCCTACAACCGCGGTCGCAACGGCAGCATATCGCACTACCCACGCCCGCAATCGAAGTGGAATCCCTTCGGCGGTGGCCACCCCGCAGGATTCCACTACCCACGTACAAGCACCGTCAAAGCAGCACGTGTCGGTATCATGACGTCGCCCGACCTCCTAGCAGAGGAAGAGCGTAGAAGAAGGAGTCAGACCCGGTTCTGGCGCAAGAGGCGGAGAGAaaggggcggcggcggcagcggcagcagcatTGGTGGTGGAACAGACGAGTACGCGATGAGCATACGAAACAGCGGTGTATCTTCCGCATACACTGGGAGAAACATGGGCGCCGCTGACGAGCAGATGCCTGCCGATCCCGCGGCTCCCGGCGTTTTTCCGACTTGGGGCGCCGGGTGGGGCCGGGTGGATCGCGGGGCGCAGCCGATGGAGAACGTCAAGTTACACGACGTGGGAAGCCTTCTGAGGCGGGATTCCCGCGCGTGA